A region from the Candidatus Magasanikbacteria bacterium genome encodes:
- the guaB gene encoding IMP dehydrogenase produces the protein MDVNNIPIALTYDDVLIVPQRSSMRSRSEADTSTWLTKQISLSAPIISSNMDTVTESEMAISMARLGGIGILHRFMTIEENAEEVKRVKRAQNFVIYEPYTIDPNKTVSIAKQVMANNGVTGLLVSNGDGRLLGVLSKRDILFAEDDGLLVRDVMTPRDRLVVGDASTNLNEAKRLLAQHRVEKLPLVDMNNSIVGLITSCDIKNLIDYPYANVDKKGRLIVGGSIGVHGDYLERASALINVGVDVLVVDIAHGHSELMFSAVRKLREQFGDVQIIAGNTASAKGARELCEAGVDGIKVGVGPGTICITRLVAGCGVPQFTAVAECARVAKEYGVPVIADGGIQKSGDIVKALGAGADTVMLGGMLAGTKESPGVVMSRAGKKFKVCRGSASFAVAQRRKKVNQESKKLGDVVPEGVEAVVPFKGPVGDIIGQLVGGLRSGMSYTNSRTVGELQNNAEFVRVTNAGLRESGAHDLIDVK, from the coding sequence ATGGATGTAAACAATATTCCGATCGCATTAACTTATGATGATGTCTTGATTGTTCCGCAGAGATCTTCTATGAGATCTAGAAGTGAAGCTGACACCTCAACTTGGCTTACAAAACAAATCTCACTGAGTGCACCGATAATAAGTTCAAATATGGATACTGTGACTGAGTCCGAGATGGCTATAAGCATGGCACGGCTTGGTGGAATTGGAATTTTACATAGGTTTATGACGATAGAAGAAAATGCAGAAGAGGTAAAAAGGGTAAAACGTGCACAGAATTTTGTAATTTATGAGCCTTATACTATTGATCCAAATAAGACAGTAAGTATTGCAAAACAGGTTATGGCGAACAATGGTGTGACAGGACTTCTTGTCTCAAATGGCGATGGACGACTTTTGGGTGTTTTGTCCAAGCGCGATATTTTGTTTGCAGAAGATGATGGTTTGCTTGTGCGAGACGTGATGACACCTCGAGATAGACTTGTGGTAGGGGATGCATCTACAAATCTAAATGAAGCAAAAAGATTACTAGCTCAACACAGAGTGGAGAAGTTGCCGTTGGTAGATATGAATAATTCTATCGTTGGGTTGATTACAAGTTGTGATATAAAAAATTTGATTGATTATCCTTATGCAAATGTGGACAAAAAAGGTAGGTTGATTGTGGGTGGTTCTATTGGTGTTCACGGAGATTACCTTGAAAGAGCGAGTGCTTTGATAAATGTGGGTGTTGATGTTTTGGTGGTAGATATTGCACATGGTCATTCTGAATTGATGTTTAGTGCAGTTCGTAAATTGCGCGAGCAGTTTGGTGATGTTCAGATAATTGCAGGAAATACAGCGAGCGCTAAAGGTGCACGAGAATTGTGTGAAGCAGGAGTAGATGGAATTAAGGTTGGTGTTGGCCCAGGAACTATTTGTATTACTCGTCTTGTGGCTGGTTGTGGAGTTCCGCAGTTTACCGCTGTGGCAGAATGCGCCAGAGTTGCCAAAGAATATGGTGTGCCGGTAATTGCAGATGGTGGAATCCAAAAATCTGGGGATATAGTAAAAGCACTTGGAGCTGGAGCAGACACTGTGATGCTTGGTGGAATGCTGGCAGGTACAAAAGAAAGCCCTGGAGTTGTAATGTCTAGAGCAGGGAAGAAGTTCAAAGTTTGTCGAGGAAGCGCGAGTTTTGCGGTGGCACAAAGAAGAAAAAAAGTGAATCAGGAAAGTAAAAAATTGGGCGATGTGGTACCAGAAGGAGTGGAAGCTGTCGTACCATTCAAAGGTCCTGTGGGAGATATAATTGGTCAGCTTGTTGGCGGACTTCGCTCTGGAATGAGCTATACAAATTCTAGAACTGTGGGTGAGCTACAAAATAACGCAGAATTTGTAAGAGTCACAAACGCAGGATTGAGAGAAAGTGGTGCACATGATTTGATTGATGTGAAATAA
- the radA gene encoding DNA repair protein RadA, translated as MKIKTLFTCSHCDAQYQKWTGRCLECGKWGSVEQKTTNSVQEQKNKITAVPTKTTKLSEIKGTSIQRFSTTISEVDRVLGGGIVPGVLILLGGEPGIGKSTLSIQLANIVPNTIYFSGEESIGQIKLRADRLGITSSTLELANETSVEIICATIKNKKPKLAVIDSIQTIYSSESQSELGSVNQIKACTTKLLEVAKSTNTAICIIGHVTKDGNVAGPKTLEHLVDTVLYLEGDRYHAYRILRTIKNRFGSTNEIGIFEMKNEGLCEVKNASATFIEDRGESTSGSVITCLLEGTRPILVEVQALVNKTSFGYPVRKSSGFDLNRLHVLIAVLQKRAGLNLSEYDVHLNIVGGVQAKEPAVDLAVCLAIASSFKDKELGSDLVAFGEVGLGGEIRNISQTEKRIKECENLGMKRAIIAKSKKSVQGGVKLIEVKNIQELIRHT; from the coding sequence ATGAAAATAAAAACTTTATTCACATGCTCGCATTGCGACGCCCAGTACCAGAAATGGACTGGGCGTTGTTTGGAATGTGGTAAATGGGGTTCTGTAGAACAAAAAACCACAAACTCAGTGCAAGAGCAAAAAAATAAAATCACAGCAGTCCCAACAAAAACCACAAAATTGTCAGAAATAAAAGGAACATCAATTCAAAGATTTAGCACAACCATCTCTGAAGTTGATCGTGTACTTGGAGGCGGAATTGTACCAGGAGTTTTGATTTTGCTTGGCGGAGAGCCAGGAATTGGTAAATCCACCCTATCCATTCAGCTGGCAAACATTGTTCCAAATACAATTTATTTTTCTGGAGAAGAATCTATTGGACAGATTAAATTGCGTGCAGACAGACTTGGGATAACTTCCAGCACTTTGGAATTAGCAAATGAAACAAGTGTAGAAATAATCTGTGCAACCATAAAAAATAAAAAACCAAAACTTGCTGTAATAGATTCTATACAAACAATTTATTCAAGCGAATCACAGAGTGAACTTGGGAGTGTAAACCAAATAAAAGCTTGCACAACAAAATTGCTGGAAGTGGCAAAAAGCACAAACACAGCAATCTGCATTATTGGGCATGTCACAAAAGATGGAAATGTTGCCGGACCAAAAACTTTGGAACATTTGGTGGATACAGTTTTGTATTTGGAAGGAGACAGATACCACGCATATAGAATTTTACGAACAATCAAAAATAGATTTGGATCTACAAATGAAATTGGAATTTTTGAAATGAAAAACGAAGGTTTGTGCGAGGTAAAAAATGCTTCTGCAACTTTTATAGAAGATCGCGGTGAATCCACTTCTGGAAGTGTAATCACCTGCCTTCTCGAAGGCACACGACCAATTTTGGTAGAAGTTCAAGCACTTGTAAACAAAACATCTTTTGGATATCCAGTCCGCAAATCTAGTGGTTTCGATTTAAACAGACTTCATGTTTTGATAGCGGTTTTACAAAAAAGAGCAGGTTTAAATTTGTCTGAATATGATGTTCACTTGAATATTGTAGGTGGTGTTCAAGCCAAAGAACCAGCAGTAGACCTTGCAGTCTGCCTTGCGATTGCAAGCTCGTTTAAAGACAAAGAATTGGGAAGTGATTTGGTAGCTTTTGGCGAAGTTGGACTGGGCGGAGAAATAAGAAATATAAGCCAAACCGAAAAAAGAATAAAAGAATGCGAAAATCTCGGCATGAAAAGAGCTATAATAGCAAAGAGCAAAAAAAGTGTTCAAGGAGGTGTGAAATTAATAGAGGTCAAAAATATTCAGGAATTGATAAGGCATACTTGA